A single genomic interval of Flavobacterium sp. N2820 harbors:
- a CDS encoding DedA family protein: MNDFHWTKLFNPEFYITMEVGGIPIGIYMVLFIVFAETGLFAGFFLPGDSLLFLSGIYSRELVETFFMIPSDLSNVTILALLIATAATLGNIFGYWFGSKSGQFLYNKEDSFFFKKKYLYESQAFFEKHGGKAIIFARFLPIVRTFVPIIAGIVHMQKSKFMFYNVLSSLLWSFLLVFAGHYLYGFFNEEFGIDLKKHIEKIILILIAVTTFPLIMKAIKARKNTENLEE, translated from the coding sequence ATGAACGATTTTCATTGGACCAAACTTTTTAATCCCGAATTCTATATCACAATGGAAGTCGGTGGAATTCCTATTGGAATTTACATGGTTTTATTTATCGTTTTTGCTGAAACGGGCTTATTTGCTGGGTTTTTTCTTCCTGGTGATAGTCTTTTGTTTTTGTCTGGAATTTATAGTCGCGAGTTAGTTGAAACATTTTTCATGATTCCAAGTGATTTATCGAATGTTACCATTTTGGCTTTATTGATTGCTACTGCGGCAACTTTAGGGAATATTTTTGGTTATTGGTTTGGTTCAAAAAGTGGTCAGTTTTTATACAATAAAGAAGATAGTTTCTTTTTCAAAAAGAAGTATTTATATGAATCACAAGCATTTTTTGAAAAGCATGGTGGAAAAGCCATTATTTTTGCTCGTTTTTTACCTATTGTCAGAACATTTGTACCTATTATAGCCGGAATTGTGCACATGCAAAAAAGTAAATTTATGTTTTACAATGTATTGAGTTCACTTTTATGGTCGTTCCTTTTGGTTTTTGCAGGACATTATTTATACGGATTCTTTAACGAAGAATTTGGGATTGATTTAAAGAAACACATTGAAAAAATCATTTTAATTTTAATCGCCGTAACAACATTTCCTTTGATTATGAAAGCGATTAAAGCAAGAAAAAATACTGAAAACCTAGAGGAATAA
- a CDS encoding alpha/beta hydrolase family protein produces MKNYIFLIFSMISMSTLAQQNLTPETLWQLGRITSLGISKDGKLLVYKVGTPSVEENKINSKYYTIPVQGGNASLVEDYKSLLTDKNISPDGKNLLFSKEVKTEKLLGKDLYPELSKTTAQVYTGLDYRHWDTWNDGTHNHVFYSENKKDAIGIDIMPNEPFDAPQKPFGGDEDYIWSPDGTKIIYVCKKKAGTAYATSTNTDLYEYDLATKTTKNLTESNLGYDTHPTFSPKGDLSWLQMKRDGFEADKNDIIVRHKGLDINLTAGWDGTVDSFTWSNDGKKVYFIAPIKGTKQLFEVNFPGLTKIAVRVTQLTDGDFDVNGIVGFSGASVLVTRNDMNHAPEVYSYDLAKKTWKQITKVNDEAYAKISSCKTEKRWVTTTDGKKMLVWVILPPNFDKTKKYPALLYCQGGPQSALTQSYSFRWNFQLMASQGYVIVAPNRRGMPGHGTAWNEQISGDWGGQVMDDYLSAIDDIAKESYIDKTRLGAVGASYGGYSVFQLAGIHKNRFKTFISHCGIFNTESMYGTTEEVFFTNWDSGGAYWEKDNATAQKTYNEFNPIKLVNNWNTPILIIQGGKDYRVPIGQGQEAFQAAQLKGIKSKFLLFPDENHWVLKPQNALVWQKEFFGWLKETL; encoded by the coding sequence ATGAAAAATTACATTTTTCTCATTTTCAGCATGATAAGTATGAGTACATTAGCACAGCAAAACCTAACTCCAGAAACATTATGGCAGTTAGGAAGAATAACTTCTTTAGGAATTTCAAAAGACGGAAAACTTTTAGTTTATAAAGTGGGAACGCCTTCTGTGGAAGAAAACAAAATCAACTCAAAATATTATACTATTCCCGTTCAAGGTGGAAATGCTAGTTTAGTGGAGGATTACAAATCACTTTTAACGGATAAAAATATTTCTCCTGATGGAAAAAACCTTTTATTTTCGAAAGAAGTAAAAACAGAAAAGTTATTAGGGAAAGACCTTTATCCAGAATTATCAAAAACCACGGCTCAAGTATACACGGGTTTAGATTACCGCCATTGGGATACTTGGAATGATGGAACACACAACCACGTTTTTTATTCTGAAAATAAAAAAGATGCAATTGGAATTGACATTATGCCAAACGAACCTTTTGATGCGCCTCAAAAACCTTTTGGTGGTGATGAAGATTACATTTGGTCGCCTGATGGAACTAAAATCATCTACGTTTGTAAAAAGAAAGCAGGAACAGCTTATGCAACTAGCACGAACACTGATTTATACGAATACGATTTAGCCACAAAAACCACAAAAAACCTTACTGAAAGTAATTTGGGTTACGATACACATCCAACTTTTTCTCCAAAAGGCGATTTGTCTTGGTTGCAAATGAAACGAGATGGGTTTGAAGCCGATAAAAACGATATCATTGTGCGCCATAAAGGATTAGATATCAATTTAACTGCTGGTTGGGACGGAACCGTAGATAGTTTTACTTGGAGTAACGACGGAAAAAAAGTATACTTCATTGCACCAATCAAAGGAACGAAACAACTTTTTGAAGTCAATTTTCCAGGGTTAACAAAAATTGCAGTTCGTGTAACGCAATTAACTGATGGTGATTTTGATGTGAACGGAATTGTAGGTTTTTCAGGAGCTTCTGTTTTAGTAACAAGAAACGATATGAATCACGCACCAGAAGTTTATTCGTATGATTTGGCTAAGAAAACTTGGAAACAAATTACTAAAGTTAATGATGAAGCTTATGCTAAAATCAGTTCTTGTAAAACAGAAAAACGTTGGGTTACGACTACCGATGGTAAAAAGATGTTGGTTTGGGTAATTTTACCACCAAATTTCGATAAAACTAAAAAATATCCAGCACTTTTATATTGCCAAGGCGGTCCACAAAGTGCGTTGACACAATCGTATTCTTTCCGTTGGAATTTCCAATTGATGGCTTCGCAAGGTTATGTAATTGTGGCACCAAATCGTAGAGGAATGCCAGGACACGGAACGGCTTGGAACGAACAAATTTCAGGAGATTGGGGTGGACAAGTTATGGATGATTATTTAAGTGCGATTGACGATATTGCGAAAGAATCGTATATAGACAAAACGCGTTTAGGCGCTGTGGGTGCCAGTTACGGAGGTTATTCTGTATTTCAATTGGCTGGAATTCACAAAAATCGTTTCAAAACGTTTATTTCTCATTGTGGTATTTTCAATACAGAAAGTATGTATGGAACTACAGAAGAAGTGTTCTTTACGAATTGGGATTCAGGTGGCGCATATTGGGAAAAAGACAATGCAACAGCGCAAAAAACCTATAACGAATTCAACCCAATTAAGTTAGTCAATAATTGGAATACTCCTATTTTAATCATCCAAGGTGGCAAAGATTATCGCGTACCAATTGGACAGGGACAAGAAGCGTTTCAAGCCGCACAATTAAAAGGAATTAAAAGTAAATTTCTGTTATTTCCAGATGAAAACCATTGGGTATTAAAACCACAAAACGCCTTAGTTTGGCAAAAAGAATTTTTTGGTTGGTTAAAAGAAACACTTTAA
- a CDS encoding 50S ribosomal protein L25/general stress protein Ctc — MKSITIKGSERENVGKKATKAVRDAGMVPCVIYGGNQPVHFVADERAFKDLVYTPNAHTVVIELNGASYNVIMQDIQFHPVSDKILHIDFFQLSDDKEIVMEVPVKITGTSPGVLLGGVLRLNQRRLKVKALPKNLPDFVEASISELQMGNKLYVTKLETNNFKLMHPDNTVVCQVRISRAAMKAAQEAAKAEKGGKKKK, encoded by the coding sequence ATGAAATCAATTACGATTAAAGGATCAGAAAGAGAAAACGTAGGTAAAAAGGCAACTAAAGCCGTACGTGATGCTGGAATGGTTCCTTGCGTTATCTACGGAGGAAATCAGCCAGTTCATTTTGTTGCAGACGAAAGAGCATTTAAAGATTTAGTTTACACTCCAAACGCACACACAGTTGTAATTGAGTTAAACGGAGCGTCTTACAATGTAATTATGCAAGACATTCAGTTTCACCCAGTTTCTGACAAAATTTTACACATTGACTTCTTCCAATTAAGTGACGATAAAGAAATCGTTATGGAAGTACCAGTTAAAATTACAGGAACTTCTCCAGGAGTATTATTAGGAGGTGTTTTACGTTTAAACCAACGTCGTTTAAAAGTAAAAGCATTACCAAAAAACTTACCTGATTTTGTTGAAGCAAGTATTTCTGAATTACAAATGGGTAACAAATTGTATGTAACTAAATTAGAAACAAACAATTTTAAATTAATGCACCCAGACAACACTGTTGTTTGTCAAGTAAGAATTTCTCGTGCTGCAATGAAAGCTGCTCAAGAAGCTGCAAAAGCAGAAAAAGGTGGAAAAAAGAAAAAATAA
- a CDS encoding NAD(P)/FAD-dependent oxidoreductase, which produces MQLSYWEIKNWFTNVDFTIVGSGIVGLHTALALRERFPSAKILVLEKGILPQGASTKNAGFACFGSISEIIDDLKTHTEEEVIQLIQKRYTGLQLLRKNLGDSAIDLKPFGGYELFLKEDESFYNECIQKIPFINDIIKPLFKTNVFSKEIDRFNFGGVFEYLIFNPFEAQIDTGNMMQALLKKAHQNDILILNSQTVTSFQELNDAVEVVANGITFKTNKLLFTTNGFASQLTNNQVQPARAQVLITKPIPNLDIKGTFHLDKGYFYFRNINDRILFGGGRNLDFAGETTTSHDTTELIQNKLEELLKTVILPHQEFEIEHRWSGTMGVGTHKKPIVEQLSNHVYCGVRMGGMGIAIGSLIGQELADLV; this is translated from the coding sequence ATGCAACTCAGTTATTGGGAAATAAAAAATTGGTTTACAAACGTAGATTTTACTATCGTAGGTAGTGGAATTGTAGGTTTGCATACTGCATTAGCTTTGCGCGAAAGATTTCCTTCTGCTAAAATTTTAGTTCTCGAAAAAGGCATCTTACCACAAGGCGCTAGTACAAAAAATGCTGGTTTTGCTTGTTTTGGGAGTATTTCTGAAATCATAGACGATTTAAAAACGCATACAGAAGAAGAAGTTATTCAACTGATTCAAAAACGATACACGGGGTTACAATTGCTTCGAAAAAATCTCGGCGATTCCGCAATTGATTTAAAACCTTTTGGAGGTTACGAATTATTTTTAAAAGAAGACGAGTCATTTTATAACGAATGCATTCAAAAAATCCCATTCATTAATGATATTATCAAGCCTCTTTTTAAAACGAATGTTTTTTCGAAAGAAATAGATCGATTTAATTTTGGAGGTGTTTTTGAATATTTAATTTTCAATCCGTTTGAAGCACAAATTGATACTGGAAATATGATGCAAGCTTTACTAAAAAAAGCACATCAAAACGACATTTTAATTTTAAATAGTCAAACGGTAACAAGTTTTCAAGAACTAAACGATGCTGTTGAGGTTGTTGCAAACGGAATTACGTTTAAAACCAATAAATTACTATTTACCACTAATGGATTTGCATCGCAATTGACAAATAATCAAGTGCAACCAGCCAGAGCGCAAGTTTTGATTACAAAACCAATTCCGAATTTAGATATCAAAGGTACTTTTCATTTAGATAAAGGGTATTTTTATTTTCGAAATATAAACGACAGAATTCTTTTTGGTGGTGGAAGAAATTTAGATTTTGCAGGTGAAACCACAACTTCACATGATACCACAGAATTGATTCAAAATAAGTTAGAAGAATTATTAAAAACAGTAATTTTACCACATCAAGAGTTCGAAATTGAACACCGATGGAGTGGCACTATGGGCGTAGGAACACATAAAAAACCAATTGTAGAGCAGCTTTCAAATCACGTGTATTGCGGTGTTCGAATGGGAGGAATGGGTATTGCCATAGGCAGTTTAATCGGACAAGAATTAGCAGATTTAGTTTAA
- the pth gene encoding aminoacyl-tRNA hydrolase, protein MNWLLTLFKKNKQEDTNPMKKFLIVGLGNIGSEYANTRHNIGFKILDYLANKESISFQTVKLGEIAELKIKGRTLLLLKPNTYMNLSGKAVKYWLEKENIEKDNMLVITDDLNLAFGTIRIKTKGSDGGHNGLKNIQLVLNSTEYPRFRFGISDAFKKGQQVNYVLGEWDAEEKEKLKERLEISSEIIKSFALAGLNHTMNTYNGK, encoded by the coding sequence ATGAATTGGCTTTTAACTCTATTTAAGAAAAACAAACAAGAAGACACTAATCCAATGAAGAAATTCTTAATTGTTGGGCTTGGAAACATTGGCTCAGAATACGCAAATACAAGACATAATATCGGTTTTAAAATCTTAGATTACCTCGCTAATAAAGAAAGTATTTCGTTTCAAACGGTAAAACTTGGCGAAATTGCCGAGCTAAAAATCAAAGGAAGAACCCTGCTTTTATTAAAACCAAACACCTACATGAACTTAAGCGGTAAAGCGGTAAAATATTGGCTAGAAAAAGAAAACATTGAAAAAGACAATATGTTGGTAATCACAGATGATTTGAATTTAGCATTTGGAACTATTCGAATTAAAACCAAAGGAAGTGATGGTGGACACAACGGACTTAAAAACATCCAATTAGTATTAAACTCAACAGAATACCCACGTTTTAGATTTGGTATTAGCGACGCTTTTAAAAAAGGACAACAAGTTAATTATGTTTTAGGCGAATGGGACGCAGAAGAAAAAGAAAAACTTAAAGAGCGACTTGAAATAAGTTCTGAAATAATAAAATCGTTTGCTTTAGCCGGATTAAACCACACCATGAACACTTACAACGGAAAATAA
- a CDS encoding dicarboxylate/amino acid:cation symporter: protein MKKLALHWQILLGMVFGVLFAFILIQFTWGKDIIVDWVKPFGTIFINLLKLIAVPLILASLIKGISDLKDISKLSKMGGRTIGLYVLTTVLAVSIGLVIVNIIKPGSYISEQTRTELVSSYTADANSKIEAANKQSEVGPLQSLIDIVPDNIIKASADNGNMLQVIFFAVIFGIAMILLPEDKSKPVKDFFDSFNEIILKMIDLIMLFSPIGVFALLAAIVAESPSLDLFKALGMYGLTVIIGLILVMCVYLVLVKVFAKKSPRFFINGISPAQLLAFSTSSSAATLPVTMERTVDNLGVDDEVASFVLPIGATINMDGTSLYQAVAAVFIAQSFGMDLSLATQLGIIVTATLASIGSAAVPGAGMVMLVIVLAQAGIPEAGLALIFAIDRPLDMCRTTVNVTGDAAVSMIVAKSVNKLA, encoded by the coding sequence ATGAAAAAATTAGCACTACACTGGCAAATATTACTTGGAATGGTTTTTGGAGTTTTATTTGCTTTTATATTGATTCAATTTACTTGGGGAAAAGATATTATTGTGGATTGGGTAAAACCTTTTGGAACTATCTTTATTAATTTACTAAAATTGATAGCCGTTCCTTTAATTTTAGCTTCATTAATTAAAGGAATTTCTGACTTAAAAGATATTTCGAAATTATCTAAAATGGGCGGTCGAACCATAGGTTTATATGTTTTAACAACCGTTTTGGCGGTTTCAATTGGTTTGGTAATTGTGAATATTATTAAACCTGGAAGCTATATTTCGGAACAAACAAGAACAGAATTAGTTTCCAGTTACACGGCTGATGCCAATTCAAAAATTGAAGCAGCAAACAAGCAAAGTGAAGTTGGACCATTACAATCATTAATTGACATCGTTCCTGACAACATTATTAAAGCTTCTGCTGATAACGGAAATATGTTGCAGGTGATTTTCTTCGCAGTGATTTTTGGTATTGCAATGATTTTACTTCCTGAAGATAAATCAAAACCAGTTAAAGATTTTTTTGATAGTTTCAATGAAATTATCTTAAAAATGATTGACTTAATTATGCTTTTTTCTCCAATTGGAGTTTTTGCTTTACTAGCAGCCATTGTTGCCGAATCCCCAAGTTTAGATTTATTCAAAGCACTTGGAATGTATGGTTTAACTGTTATTATAGGTCTAATTTTAGTAATGTGTGTTTATTTGGTTTTAGTCAAAGTATTTGCTAAAAAAAGTCCAAGATTCTTTATCAACGGAATTTCGCCAGCACAATTATTAGCTTTTTCTACTAGTTCAAGTGCAGCTACTTTACCCGTTACGATGGAAAGAACAGTTGATAATTTAGGTGTTGATGATGAAGTTGCTAGTTTTGTTTTGCCAATTGGTGCTACAATTAATATGGATGGAACCAGTTTGTATCAAGCTGTTGCAGCCGTTTTTATTGCGCAATCGTTTGGTATGGATTTGTCTTTAGCCACACAATTAGGAATTATTGTTACAGCAACTTTAGCTTCTATTGGAAGTGCCGCTGTTCCTGGTGCCGGAATGGTAATGTTGGTTATTGTATTGGCACAAGCTGGAATTCCTGAAGCAGGTTTGGCCTTAATTTTTGCCATCGATCGACCTTTAGATATGTGTAGAACTACTGTAAATGTTACAGGTGATGCGGCGGTTTCTATGATTGTAGCAAAATCTGTAAATAAATTGGCATAG
- a CDS encoding ribose-phosphate pyrophosphokinase — MLYQEPEAKIFACSQSVYLAEQIAEKYGVPLGKITFSKYSDGEFQPSFEESIRGLRVFLVCSTFPSADNLMELLLMIDAAKRASARHITAVIPYFGWARQDRKDKPRVPIGAKLVAKLLETAGATRIMTMDLHADQIQGFFEKPVDHLFASTIFLPYVRSLNLENLTIASPDMGGSKRAYAYSKFLESDVVVCYKQRKKANVIDTMELIGDVKGRNVILVDDMIDTGGTLAKAADVMMEKGALSVRAICTHPILSGEAYEKIENSQLLELIVTDSIPLRKESNKIKVVSCAPLFAEVMHMVQNNNSISGKFLM; from the coding sequence ATGCTGTATCAAGAACCGGAAGCAAAAATTTTTGCATGTTCTCAGAGTGTGTATTTAGCCGAACAAATTGCTGAAAAGTATGGTGTTCCGCTAGGTAAGATTACGTTCTCTAAATATAGTGATGGCGAATTTCAGCCTTCTTTTGAAGAATCAATAAGAGGATTGCGCGTATTCCTAGTTTGTTCTACATTTCCAAGTGCAGACAATTTAATGGAATTATTATTGATGATAGATGCGGCAAAAAGAGCATCTGCCAGACATATTACCGCAGTTATCCCTTATTTTGGTTGGGCAAGACAAGACAGAAAAGACAAGCCAAGAGTGCCAATTGGAGCTAAATTAGTTGCAAAACTTTTAGAAACTGCTGGAGCAACCCGAATTATGACCATGGATTTACATGCCGATCAAATTCAAGGTTTCTTTGAAAAACCAGTAGATCATTTGTTTGCTTCAACTATCTTTTTACCTTATGTGAGAAGTTTAAATTTAGAAAATTTGACTATTGCATCTCCAGATATGGGAGGTTCAAAAAGAGCATACGCTTATTCTAAATTTTTAGAATCTGATGTTGTAGTTTGTTACAAACAAAGAAAAAAAGCGAATGTAATTGACACGATGGAATTAATTGGAGACGTAAAAGGTAGAAATGTCATCTTAGTTGATGATATGATTGACACTGGAGGAACATTAGCAAAAGCTGCCGATGTAATGATGGAAAAAGGTGCTTTGAGCGTTAGAGCTATATGTACACACCCTATTTTATCTGGCGAGGCATATGAAAAAATTGAAAACTCTCAATTATTAGAGTTAATTGTTACCGATTCAATTCCGTTAAGAAAAGAATCAAACAAAATAAAAGTTGTGAGTTGTGCTCCATTATTTGCAGAAGTAATGCACATGGTACAAAATAACAACTCAATAAGTGGTAAATTTTTGATGTAA